The genomic interval ATGAAGGTATGGATAGAAAGAAGGCCGCTGTACAGGGCAATGGGCATGCCGCTACCGGAAAACCGTATAAATTCACGGAACAGGCCAACAATGGAAGATGTTGATCTTTCGCTGGGTGTTGATTACCCTATTATCAGTGACGGACCCCTCCGGATCGGTGACTTTAAGAGCGATGCGATATCAGTTTGTCATTCAGCGGGTCACTCTCCCGGGGGTATTTCCCTCCTTGTGCAAAACGAAGAAGGGACGGGGGTTCTGATGCTATGCGGAGATACATTGCTTTATCCCATTACACCACATCCAGACGACCTCGTTGCCTATCTGCGCGCCTTGAAAAAGATAAAAAGTCTCGAAAACATCGCCCTAGTTCTGCCCGCCCACGGTAAGGCAATTGCAAAGCTGCGGGAACGCCTCGCCTTCCTGGAGATGCACCACAAACGCCGGCTGCAGCTTACCTACGAGGCATGTAAAGAGCCGCGAAGTATCTGGCAAATCGCCACCATACCCCACTATTTTGACGTCCCTGTGGATCCTGCAAAATTTAATCCTCTCGCAGGCCAGGAGGCAATGGTCCACGTGGAGTTGCTCCAGTTGGCGGGCGGATTGCGCACCTCGCGTGTAGATGGCACGGTGCACTATTTCCAAAACTCGGGTGAAGCATTTGCCGATATCTACAACCGGATCCTGAACATCATAGATGATGAAAACACCACCGTACTTCTGAGACGATGATCTGCANNNNNNNNNNNNNNNNNNNNNNNNNNNNNNNNNNNNNNNNNNNNNNNNNNNNNNNNNNNNNNNNNNNNNNNNNNNNNNNNNNNNNNNNNNNNNNNNNNNNCCTGATCCCGGTGTGCTTCTTGAACCAAGACAGGATTTCATCCTCACCAGCCATAACGTAGAAGGCAGCCGGGAAATGGTTTCCCTCTCCTATCCTGACCTCCCCGGAGAAGTCAAGACAGGAGACAGACTTCTCCTCTCAGACGGCCTGATTGAACTGATAGTGGTCAGGGCCAGCGCCAGCGATATCTACTGTAAAGTTATCACCGGCGGGTTGCTCACCTCCCACAAGGGGATAAACCTCCCGACGGGAACAATACGTGCCCCCTTTCTGGCAGACAAGGATCGGCAGGACCTTCTTTTCGGGTTAGAGCACGACGTTGATTATATCGCATTATCATTTGTGAAGACAGGAGATGATGTCAGGATGGTAAAAGACATCATCCGGGAAAAGGGGGCCGACACCCCTGTTATTGCCAAGATCGAAAAGCACGAGGCTCTTGAACATCTGGAAGATATTGTTGGTATCTCCGACGGTATTATGGTGGCCCGCGGCGACCTGGGCGTGGAGATCCCCCTCGAAGAGGTGCCTCTCATCCAGAAAAAGCTGATTCGCACGGCAAATGCCTATGGTAAACCGGTGATTACGGCGACCCAGATGCTCCGCTCCATGGTCAATGCCCCCCGTCCGACCCGGGCAGAAGCGGCGGATGTGGCCAATGCCGTCCTTGACGGAACTGATGCAGTGATGCTCTCCGAAGAAACGGCAACAGGGAGCTATCCCCTGGAAACTGTCAGGGTTATGGATCGCCTCGCCACCATCGCGGAGACCGGATTCCCTTACGAGTTGTTTCTCCGTTCAACCCCCAAAAAAGACATACCCGAATCCGTCGCCCACGCATCCTGTGTCCTGGCCGACCATCTCGACGCCCGGGCAATCGTGGCCCATACCCAGTCGGGCCTGACCGCAAGGCATATCTCCCGCTTCAGACCGAGGCAACCGATCATCGCCCTGTCACCAAATGCCAAAACTGTACAGAGACTGACTCTCTTCTGGGGTTGCCTGCCACGTCTGATCGAAGACCCCCACGACACAGACGCTATGATTGAAAAGGCATCTCAGTCGGCGCTGGAAACCGGCGAGGTGTCCGCCGGAGATACCATTGTCGTCACCATGGGCCACCCCATCCGGGTAACCGGCACCACTAATATGATCCGGGTCAAGAAACTATAAGCACCAGAATGGCTGCTCCGATGTCCAAAAAGCAGGACAGAGGCATAAATGTAGCCGCAGGCTTTAGCCTGCGCCTTAACACCAGCGATAGAAAGACACGAAATATGGAAATATGGGCAATCAATGGCGAACAGGAGGATGTGGACGTTATAGGCATTAGCAGTTCCATGGGAGAGCATCTCTATATTGCTTCCAATTTAGTGAAAGCGCTAAATGAACAGAAGATAGAAATACCGGTGATTAGGGGGGGTGTTATCCCCTCAAGGGATATACCGGAACTTTTAGATATAGGAGTAAAGAAGGTATTCGGGCCAGGCTCTGCCCCGTCTGAAATAGTGGACTTTGCCTTTGAGATGTCGAAAAATTAGCTAAACACCTGACTACTGTAATTAAAAATGGGAGGATTTAGAAATGTACTATGCTGAGAGATTGGCTGAGTGGCTTGTTCATTTGAAATACGAAGATATTCCTGCTGATGTGGTTGAAAAGGCTAAAGCCTGTATCTACGATTGGGTATGTATAACCATCTATGGCGCTGACTCCCCCTGGAGTAAAGCCCTTCTTGATATAGTGAGAGAGACCGGCGGGAAGGAAGAATCTACGATCCTGATGCACGGGGATCGCCTGCCCTGTGCCCATGCCGCCATGGTAAATGCAGTAATGGCTTTGAGTTACGACTTGAGTGATACATATCCGAAAGTCGAACTGCACCCAAGCTGCTCGGTGATAGCCTCGGCGTTGGCCGTGGGTGAGAGGGAGAATGTTACAGGAAAAGACCTTATCA from Syntrophales bacterium carries:
- the pyk gene encoding pyruvate kinase, yielding PDPGVLLEPRQDFILTSHNVEGSREMVSLSYPDLPGEVKTGDRLLLSDGLIELIVVRASASDIYCKVITGGLLTSHKGINLPTGTIRAPFLADKDRQDLLFGLEHDVDYIALSFVKTGDDVRMVKDIIREKGADTPVIAKIEKHEALEHLEDIVGISDGIMVARGDLGVEIPLEEVPLIQKKLIRTANAYGKPVITATQMLRSMVNAPRPTRAEAADVANAVLDGTDAVMLSEETATGSYPLETVRVMDRLATIAETGFPYELFLRSTPKKDIPESVAHASCVLADHLDARAIVAHTQSGLTARHISRFRPRQPIIALSPNAKTVQRLTLFWGCLPRLIEDPHDTDAMIEKASQSALETGEVSAGDTIVVTMGHPIRVTGTTNMIRVKKL
- a CDS encoding MBL fold metallo-hydrolase, with product MKRTGKLLRANQPTGSGRVVEYCLGRRRRLFQITTFCPDIIGPGPTNQYLIEDEALILVDTGIPTGLVKNFFYFWQNQPIPDHIEALSDDYSEQELLSAINLTGHDVRDIGFIVLTHGHFDHYLLGRKLVKMSGAKVAAHVLDSGLITNKWSLMKVWIERRPLYRAMGMPLPENRINSRNRPTMEDVDLSLGVDYPIISDGPLRIGDFKSDAISVCHSAGHSPGGISLLVQNEEGTGVLMLCGDTLLYPITPHPDDLVAYLRALKKIKSLENIALVLPAHGKAIAKLRERLAFLEMHHKRRLQLTYEACKEPRSIWQIATIPHYFDVPVDPAKFNPLAGQEAMVHVELLQLAGGLRTSRVDGTVHYFQNSGEAFADIYNRILNIIDDENTTVLLRR